TCTTCAGCTCTTGCAAATTCCAGAGGCACAAGCTGCTGCACCAGCTATGATTGTAGGATTTGCTGATATGTTCCTTCCAGCAGTTATTGGAAGTGGTATAGAGTCTGAGCTTACGCGATTTGTTATTGCCGTAATGTCATTGACTCAGTTGATTTACATGTCGGAGATTGGGATTCTTCTGATAAAATCCAAAATTCCTTTGTCTATATGGGAGCTGTTCATCATCTTCCTGCAACGAACCATCATAACATTGCCTGTTGCAGCACTAATGGCTCATTTGTTCTTCTTCTAATAATAAAAATAAAAACTCGCCATTTTCCAAGGTTGGATTGGCGAGCTTTTTTGTGTATTTATTTAGTTACGCGCCTCGTGCACTTTTAATTGCTTCCCTTTGACGGTGCGGTTTTTCATTTCTGTTATAACTAGAGATCCCTTTCCGTTCAAGATATCCACATATGTGTGATTTTCCTGGATGGTAATGATTCCAATATCTTCTGATGATACGCCATCAATCTGGCAAATGGTGCCTACGAAGTCCACCGCTCTAATTTTCTTTTTCTTACCACCGTTAAAATAAAGTTTCATAATATTTCGCGCTAATTTGGCACCTTTGTCTTCTTTCTTTGTTGGTCTATTTTCCATTTTCACTAAAAAAGAGGTTTCAGCTCTTGCTACAGCTTCCCGTTTTGGAGCTTCAGCTCTTGAAATTTTAATGCCAATAAAATCCTCAATTTCTTCTAAGTGATGATATTCACTAGTTGAAATAAGCGTAATGGCCTTTCCAGATTTTCCAGCTCTAGCTGTTCTGCCGATACGGTGTACATATCGTTCTTTGTCAGAAGGAATATCGTAATTGATAACCAGGCTTATATCTTCAATGTCAATGCCTCTTGATGCCACATCTGTTGCAATCAGGTAACGAAATTCACCTCTTTTGAAAGCATTCATTACAGAAAACCTGTCTTCCTGTACCAGGCCGCCATGCAATTTCCCACAAGGATATCCTGCACGATGAAGGTTACGGTGAACCTTATCCACTTCTTCTTGGGTAGCGCAAAAGACAATACAGCTATCGGGGTTTTCCACTACTGTAATATCTTTCAGCAAAAGGAATTTCTTTTCTCCTTCCCCCACCTCATACCAGATATGCTCTATTCGATCTGTTGTCAAACCACCGCTTTCTATTTCAATAAATACAGGGTTTGTCATGTATTGATTGGATAGTTGTTTAATGTCTTCCGGCATGGTGGCAGAAAACAACATAGTTACCCTACTCTTAGGAAGCATCTGGATAATCGCCTCCACTTGATCAATAAAACCCATGTTCAACATTTCGTCGGCTTCATCAATGACAAGATACTCCAACCTGCTTACATCAAGTGTGCCTTTCTCAAGATGGTCCAACACCCTACCAGGTGTACCTACCACTATATGTGACTTTTGTTTCAGTTCAAGCTTTTGCCTTTGAAAGGATTGTTTTCCGTAAATAGCGGTCGCCTTGACACGTTTGTAGCGGCCGATATTCGTTATATCGTCTTTCACCTGGGCGGCAAGCTCCCTAGTCGGTGTCAGTACCAATGCCTGTGGCTTATTCTCTTCCCAATGGACAAGGTCGCATAAAGGAACCGCAAAAGCTGCTGTTTTTCCGCTTCCCGTTTGTGATTTTACAATGATGTCACTCTTCGCTAAAGCCTTGGGAATCACTTCTTCTTGCACATTGGTGGGCTTTAGATAATTCAGGCTTTTCAAAGCCTTGACTATGTCTTCCCCTAAATTGAATTGCTGAAATGTTCTATTCATTATTTAATTACCTTCTTTTTCTTCAAATTCTACAACAATCTCTAATATCTCTGACCTGCTGCCAATCCTAAGTGGCGGACCCCAAAAGCCGAATCCGGAGGAAACAAATGCATGCAACTGGCCTTTTTTCCTATAACCCCAATCCAATTCAAAGAGCCTTCTTGTAATCAGGTGGTTTGGCGCCATCTGTCCTCTGTGGGTATGACCCGATACGATAAGATCTATCCCACTTTCCTGCGCTTCTTTCAACTCTGCTGGCTGGTGATCCATAGCTATAAGAGGCAGAGATTCATCTAATTCATTTACCAATTGATTAAACGATTTTCTTCTGGAATCTGTTTTATCTTTTCTGCCTAACAGATAAAAGCTGTTTCCTATCTGCATCACTTCATCCATCAATATGCGGATATCCACCTTTTCCATTTCTTTAAGAAATGCTGGAATCTCTCTTCCGTAGTATTCATGATTTCCAAGAACGCCATAAATACCGAGTGGAGCATGAAGTTGACTCATGATAGCACCCATATTCTTCTTTTGAAAATGCTCAGGCTCATCATCGATAATATCGCCTGGCAGCAATATGATATCTGGTTTGATTCGATTCATCATTTTCACTAGCCTTTTAGCATGGGCGATGCCCGATAACTTGCCGAAATGCATATCAGAGGCCACGGCTACGCGAAGTGTTTTCATTTCGGCTTTTTTTGGTATGGTCACTTCATATTTTCTGATTGTAGGGCTATACGCATTGTAAAGGCCAGTGATGAAAATACCAGCAAGAATAATTGCGGTAACGGTCCCGACCACAACAATGGAAGTCTGTTCTTGAATATCTAATAAGCTGAGTACCAAGATAGCAAGATTTGCGAGAGGAAACAAAAGCAGCCCGTATTGAATAAACCCAAACCATATCGACCCAATAATAGATAACCAGGAGAGCGGTTTAACCATTCTGCCTAGGATATAGGCATACGATAAAATGGCGATGACTATCCAATATAAAGGTTCTTGTTGGAACGAACATATCGCTTTTAACCAAACTAAGCCGTTCCATCCAAGGTAAAACATCAAAATATTATATATGGAAAAAAATGCAACGATCGATAAAACCCGACCAACGTTCACGAAAGCAACTACTCCTTTAATACGTATATATATTCTACTCATTATAGCGAATAAAGCCGGCCAATGGGAAATTAGAACAGCAGAGTAAATCTCAAATAAAAAACTGACTCGGCAAACGGAGTCAGTTCACAAATGAAGATTTTTTTAGATAGTTGTCAAATACAATATTCCCGAATGGTATAAAGGCAACAACTACAGCTCCTGCTGCCCAAATAAGGGACCATCTGATTTTTAACGTGATATAAGCAATGAACAACACGTAAGTAATGAATAAGAAGCCGTGTAAAGCTCCAACGATACTTACCGCTTGCGGGATGTCAAACCAATATTTCAATGGCATAGCTAGGAATAGCAGTACAAGTAATGAACCGCCTTCAATTAAACCCATTATTCGAAATCTTCCCATAGTAGTGTTTGTCATTATCTATCAGCCTTTCTTGATCAAACATAATTTCTTCTATTATAAATCACTTATAAAGGTTCTCAGCCCCTCACCCATGACAATCCTGTGAATATCCGAAAATGAACGAATACTGTTCTACGTCGCCTTATCCTTCTTCGCTATCTTGTTTATACTCCTTAAGAGCCAGAATTCCTTCATCCAAATAAGATAAGAAGCTTACTTCCACTTCCTTGTCCAACATTCCTACCATGCTTTCCTGTATTTTTTCAAAGTTATAAATGATCATATCGGTTTTTAACCCTCGACTTACAAGGACGCTATTCAGCCACATCACATAGTCTACGAAAGTTTGGGTATCATTTAGCTTATAAGCGGTGTGAAGATACAAAAAATGATAAAAATTGTCTTCAATGGTTCTCTCTTTTCCTTTTTCCCCAAACTTCTCTTCTAGGAAAGGAAAATCATTGTACATTGTTACCACGACTTTTTCCACAATTGTTCCTACATCCAAGTCCCCGATATCTGCCTTTATTTTTTTTACGGTTGAAGACTGTGGTGGCATAATCATGTTGCCACCACCTTGAATTTTGTTATGGTTGGGATAATAGATGCAAGTTCTTGGTCTGGATATTTCTTTTCGAGTTCATGAATTTTTTTATAATCTTCACTTCTAACCCATGAGATAAAATCTTCTTTGGAATCCCATTCCATGAAAACGGTAAGTTCCCCTGCTTTATTTTCATTTTGTAAAAGAAGAAAGCGCTGAAAACCTTTCGCCTTTTCTACTATTCTAGATCGGTTGTGATATATAGAAATAACTTCATCTGCTTTTTCAGATGGTACTATGAAAGTGGAATGAACAATATACATACTTTATGTCTCCTTTTAAATGTAATCATAAAGAAAAAAGATGCTGACTACTAACATCACATCTCTTCTCATTCTCATCTATTTTATCGTTCTTTTCATTATTATAAATTGGTTACAGGTATATCTATTTTTCTCCGCTTCATTTCATCAAGAATCAGCTTCAAGAACTCTTCGTTCAAGTCATTTAACATCGCTGCTTCATAAACTTCAATTAAAGATTCATCATTTAACAAATCCATTCAAACCCCTCCCATATAACGGATATTTTAAATATCGGATGTTTGCCACTTATTTAATTTTCAAAACGATTCAATAAATTTTGTGTTTATTTTAAATAAGATAGCCTGTCATCATCTTTTTAAAATTCCCATCTTTTATATGTGAAGTAAAGGATTTGTCAATTTTATCTATTATCAAATATATCTTTATTTAGCATTTTAACGAAACTCATTCCCCTTTGTCCAATTTTTCTTATACCTTTGAGCATTTCATTATTGCTTTTCGGTGCACTACTTTGCCATTTCAACCGTAAAGATTCAACATTTAAGAACAATATTGGGATTTTTATGAAAAATGAAATATTGCAAAAAAAGAAAGCTCAAACCACGAAGTTCTCAAGGTTAAGATTTCGTGATTTGAGCCAATAGCTCCTGTACTTCATTTATTTTCAATTTAGAAATATGGGCATATTTCTCATGATTGGTGAAGTAGGCAAAATAGGTTTCATTTTTAGGTGTGATATGTGACAACATTCTTAGATTAACAATATAAGATCGATGTGTCCGATAAAAATTCTGATCCAATTGTTTATAGATATCACTGATATTTTCATAGGTTTCAATGGACTGGTTGGTTGTATAAATGATGCATTTCTTCCCAGACTTTTCAATAAAAATGATATCTTCAAAAGGTATGTAGTAGAAGGAACTATTTGAACGGATGGATAATCTTTTATTTGGGTTTCTTTCTTCCGAATCCGCAACCTCAGCTAGTAACTGGGCTTTGGCACGTTCCAGCGCTTTGTATAATCTGATTTTCTCAATCGGCTTTACAATATAGTCGACTGCCGAAATTGCAAATGCCTCCACTGCAAATTCGTTATAACCTGTCACAAAAATAAACTTTAGTTTAGGAGAGAATTCAAGGCATTCTTTTATTGCATCCAAACCACTTTTCTTTGGCATATTTATGTCCGCAACAACAAGATCAACCTTGTTTTTCATCACACTATCAATCAGTTTCTCTCCGCTATTACAAGTATCTATAATTTGAAATTCCTTCAGCTCTCCTATAAAAAACTCCAATATTTCAAGAGAATTCTGATTGTCATCAACAATTACTACATTTATTGGTTTCAATCGAAGAAAACCCCTTTCTTTCGATGTATTATATCGGTACCTTCACCCAGAAGGTACTCCCTGTTCCCTCTATGCTAGAAACGCCAACGGTTCCTTTCATTTCTAAGACATTCTGTTTTACAAGAGTCAAGCCTATGCCTGTCCCTTCCACTCCTGGAATGGCATGATTCACCCTGTAAAAGGGCTCAAAGATGTTATCATGGTGACTTTGCGGGATGCCAATTCCCGTATCTTTCACAAATATAGCCAAGTACCTGCCATCTACCCGCCAATAGAGCGTGACAGTTCCATTCTTTTTGTTGTATTTAATGGCATTGTTTAATAGATTGACCATTACTTGTTGAAAACGTATAGGGTCGATTTCAATCGTAATATCCTCCACATCTTTTTCAATGTAAAGGGATATCCCTTTTTCCTTTGCATTATTGCTAACGGCATGCAAGCTATCCCAAACAGCATCTTTTATTCGTATTGGTTTTACATTTGTTTTAATAGTTTCTGGATTGGTATCAATACGAATTAGCTCTAAAATGTTATTAATGAGTTGCAGAAGATGCCTGCTTGAACTTAGTATTTTGGCAAGTCTTGATTTTTGCTTGTCTGTGAGTGGATCTTTTTGATCACTCTCTAAAACTTGGCTGTATCCTATGATGGAATTTAACGGCGTTCTTAACTCATGACTGATCATTGCCAAAAAATTCGTTTTGGTTTTACTTTCTCTCTCTACTTCATTTTTTTCGTTCATAAGCCGTAACTTTCTCTCGTTTTCCTTAAGGTGCAGGTTTGCTACTTCCAATGTTTCTGTGTTTTGGGTCAACTCGTCTACTTTTGTCATTCTATCCAGCACAATAGTTACCTGATGACAAATAGAATGAATTAAATCAAGTTCTTCTGATGTAAAAGTGGAACGTTTTTTGGAACCGAAAGAAATGGTACCGACAAGTTCCCCAAATGATAGTAATGGTTCACAAACGTATGATTTGACTCCAAGTAGACGAATCAGGTCCAAAATTTTATCCCCTCTGCCATCCAAATGCTCAAAAACCATTCTTCTTTTATTTTGTGCAACAGTACCACACACAGCCGTTCCCTTTTCAAGGTACATAAAGGTCTCCAGCTCTTCATTGCAAATTCCATGATGGTTGGTTAACACAAGTCTATTCTGCTCCTTGTCCCAACTATAATTAATATAGATATCAAGATCCAACACTTGTGAAAGTTTATGAAATAATGAATCTAGCAGTTCTTTTGGATTTTTGATAGAGGTCAACATGGCAGCAGAATCATTTAGAACATTAAGCTTTTCTGTCTGTCTGTAAAGCGCTGCTTCCGTCTCTTTTTGCTTATTTATATCCAAAAAGAGCATAGAAAAATGATTTGCATCAATAGGATAAATGATCACGTTAACCCATTGATCTGGATTTTCAAAAAGTTTCATTTCATGTTGTACAAAAATGCCTTCTTGTATTACACTGTATGTATATTTAAGTAATATATTTAATGCATCTTTATTCAAAAGGTCTGAGAGTAGCTTCCCCTTCACCGATTGTTTGGTGTGTCCAAGGATCCTCATGGCTCCACCATCAATAGAACTGACTTTGAGGTCAGAATGAAACAGGATAAGTCCTTTAGATACATGGAGAGGTTCACCTTCACGTTGTATTAAACTATTAACCCCGATGATTTCCAACCTCCTTTTTGCAAGGAAATAGCACATTAGAACTTGTACTATATGCATTATAGCTTTTATAATCGATTATTTGAACCTTATGTTTTTTGTATTCATTATGTATGCTTTGCTATTTTACATCTAAACACTATTGAACAACCACTCAAATTAGCACTTTTCATGTAGCTTTTCTCCTCCTTTCAAACCAACATACCCTTATTTCACAAGCTTTTTTCTACTTTTTGATAAAAACAAAAAAACAACAATACCCTTTATTGAAATAATGTTCTCCCGTGAAAACTTAACAATATTTACCGCGATTTACATACAAAAAAAGAGAAGCAAAAGCCCCCCTACTGGTTTTCTTTTAGACTTATTAGAAATTGCATATAAACAGTTGCTCCTATCCCCATATATTCTATATAAGGGTTCATATTCCATTTAATGTTCTCATGTAAGACATTCATACTCTATCCCTCCCACTCTATGAATCTGCTGGTTCTGACCGTTCATGCAACCAATTATCCAGATATCCAGGTAGTCTTCCATTTTCAACAGATGTCCCTGTATGTCCGCCTGTTAATATGTGAGATGTCTTATCAACACTTCCCACTTTATCCATAACTGGCAGAATGTGATCAAGCGGTACAAGCCGATCTCCCTCTGTACCTACTACAAGTAGATTCGCATTAATATTAGATAGCATGGCTCCTTCGCCGTTTATTTTACTTTCATTTTTAATAAGCTTATTGTCTTTTGTAAAATCCTCAATGATTTGCTTGGCAACACCACTGGTTAAAGGAATGTGTCCTTTTGTCCACGTATTAAATTTGTGCCATTTGTCTACATAAGCTTTATTATCCCGATTTAATAAAAGAGATAGATAAGGAGTAAAATAAATAGGTGATGTAACCATACGTATACCCGCTTCAACGTGAGAGGCTGGAATAATTCCAAGCTCATCCATATAACGAGAGCTGTCCCAATTATCTTCTCTCAAAACTTTTACCCATTTATCAAAATAACTAGGAGTGTTGAAATCAACAGGCGTGACAAACAAGACTAGATTTTTTATTGGTTCCTTTGCTATAGAAGCATACATAGCCGCAAGTGTCCCC
This window of the Sutcliffiella horikoshii genome carries:
- a CDS encoding DEAD/DEAH box helicase, with translation MMNRTFQQFNLGEDIVKALKSLNYLKPTNVQEEVIPKALAKSDIIVKSQTGSGKTAAFAVPLCDLVHWEENKPQALVLTPTRELAAQVKDDITNIGRYKRVKATAIYGKQSFQRQKLELKQKSHIVVGTPGRVLDHLEKGTLDVSRLEYLVIDEADEMLNMGFIDQVEAIIQMLPKSRVTMLFSATMPEDIKQLSNQYMTNPVFIEIESGGLTTDRIEHIWYEVGEGEKKFLLLKDITVVENPDSCIVFCATQEEVDKVHRNLHRAGYPCGKLHGGLVQEDRFSVMNAFKRGEFRYLIATDVASRGIDIEDISLVINYDIPSDKERYVHRIGRTARAGKSGKAITLISTSEYHHLEEIEDFIGIKISRAEAPKREAVARAETSFLVKMENRPTKKEDKGAKLARNIMKLYFNGGKKKKIRAVDFVGTICQIDGVSSEDIGIITIQENHTYVDILNGKGSLVITEMKNRTVKGKQLKVHEARN
- a CDS encoding metallophosphoesterase, whose protein sequence is MFYLGWNGLVWLKAICSFQQEPLYWIVIAILSYAYILGRMVKPLSWLSIIGSIWFGFIQYGLLLFPLANLAILVLSLLDIQEQTSIVVVGTVTAIILAGIFITGLYNAYSPTIRKYEVTIPKKAEMKTLRVAVASDMHFGKLSGIAHAKRLVKMMNRIKPDIILLPGDIIDDEPEHFQKKNMGAIMSQLHAPLGIYGVLGNHEYYGREIPAFLKEMEKVDIRILMDEVMQIGNSFYLLGRKDKTDSRRKSFNQLVNELDESLPLIAMDHQPAELKEAQESGIDLIVSGHTHRGQMAPNHLITRRLFELDWGYRKKGQLHAFVSSGFGFWGPPLRIGSRSEILEIVVEFEEKEGN
- a CDS encoding DUF3817 domain-containing protein produces the protein MTNTTMGRFRIMGLIEGGSLLVLLFLAMPLKYWFDIPQAVSIVGALHGFLFITYVLFIAYITLKIRWSLIWAAGAVVVAFIPFGNIVFDNYLKKSSFVN
- a CDS encoding antibiotic biosynthesis monooxygenase family protein; translation: MYIVHSTFIVPSEKADEVISIYHNRSRIVEKAKGFQRFLLLQNENKAGELTVFMEWDSKEDFISWVRSEDYKKIHELEKKYPDQELASIIPTITKFKVVAT
- the sda gene encoding sporulation histidine kinase inhibitor Sda — encoded protein: MDLLNDESLIEVYEAAMLNDLNEEFLKLILDEMKRRKIDIPVTNL
- a CDS encoding LytR/AlgR family response regulator transcription factor, with protein sequence MKPINVVIVDDNQNSLEILEFFIGELKEFQIIDTCNSGEKLIDSVMKNKVDLVVADINMPKKSGLDAIKECLEFSPKLKFIFVTGYNEFAVEAFAISAVDYIVKPIEKIRLYKALERAKAQLLAEVADSEERNPNKRLSIRSNSSFYYIPFEDIIFIEKSGKKCIIYTTNQSIETYENISDIYKQLDQNFYRTHRSYIVNLRMLSHITPKNETYFAYFTNHEKYAHISKLKINEVQELLAQITKS
- a CDS encoding sensor histidine kinase codes for the protein MHIVQVLMCYFLAKRRLEIIGVNSLIQREGEPLHVSKGLILFHSDLKVSSIDGGAMRILGHTKQSVKGKLLSDLLNKDALNILLKYTYSVIQEGIFVQHEMKLFENPDQWVNVIIYPIDANHFSMLFLDINKQKETEAALYRQTEKLNVLNDSAAMLTSIKNPKELLDSLFHKLSQVLDLDIYINYSWDKEQNRLVLTNHHGICNEELETFMYLEKGTAVCGTVAQNKRRMVFEHLDGRGDKILDLIRLLGVKSYVCEPLLSFGELVGTISFGSKKRSTFTSEELDLIHSICHQVTIVLDRMTKVDELTQNTETLEVANLHLKENERKLRLMNEKNEVERESKTKTNFLAMISHELRTPLNSIIGYSQVLESDQKDPLTDKQKSRLAKILSSSRHLLQLINNILELIRIDTNPETIKTNVKPIRIKDAVWDSLHAVSNNAKEKGISLYIEKDVEDITIEIDPIRFQQVMVNLLNNAIKYNKKNGTVTLYWRVDGRYLAIFVKDTGIGIPQSHHDNIFEPFYRVNHAIPGVEGTGIGLTLVKQNVLEMKGTVGVSSIEGTGSTFWVKVPI
- a CDS encoding alpha/beta fold hydrolase → MDDMKLGAWKKKMMHYNETPFKDGVTARQSIWRKNKATLWYYQAPVRKYNVPIFIIYSLINQPFILDMISGGSTIEALVKKGFDVYMIDFGKPGLEDRDMTLDNFITEYIQRGVKEAIKHSGAKEMTIFGYCLGGTLAAMYASIAKEPIKNLVLFVTPVDFNTPSYFDKWVKVLREDNWDSSRYMDELGIIPASHVEAGIRMVTSPIYFTPYLSLLLNRDNKAYVDKWHKFNTWTKGHIPLTSGVAKQIIEDFTKDNKLIKNESKINGEGAMLSNINANLLVVGTEGDRLVPLDHILPVMDKVGSVDKTSHILTGGHTGTSVENGRLPGYLDNWLHERSEPADS